The following proteins come from a genomic window of Candidatus Francisella endociliophora:
- a CDS encoding mechanosensitive ion channel domain-containing protein → MFEQVNNSGSFIMNLFIAIVILVVGFYASKHLKAFIYNVLKEYDKTVSQFLASLANTVFLVLVVVIALAKLGVPISPITGVLTGIVFGISMSLKSSYNIVASGIMLAFSKPFEVGGKVDLGGVTGTVKSIGFLYTKLDNENGDEIVISNALIMSRVITRFSQADK, encoded by the coding sequence ATGTTTGAACAGGTAAATAATAGTGGGTCATTTATAATGAACCTTTTCATTGCGATTGTAATTCTAGTGGTTGGTTTTTATGCGTCAAAGCACCTTAAAGCTTTTATTTATAATGTTCTTAAAGAATATGATAAAACAGTATCGCAATTTTTAGCAAGTTTGGCTAATACTGTATTTTTGGTTTTAGTAGTTGTTATTGCCTTGGCTAAGCTGGGTGTGCCTATATCTCCAATCACAGGTGTTTTGACAGGTATTGTTTTTGGTATCTCTATGTCGCTTAAATCATCTTATAATATTGTTGCTTCTGGTATTATGCTAGCATTTAGCAAGCCTTTTGAAGTTGGGGGAAAAGTTGATCTTGGTGGTGTTACTGGTACAGTTAAATCTATAGGTTTTTTGTATACTAAGCTTGATAATGAAAATGGTGATGAGATTGTAATTTCGAATGCGTTGATTATGTCTAGAGTTATAACGAGGTTTTCTCAAGCAGATAAGTAA
- the secE gene encoding preprotein translocase subunit SecE — protein sequence MKKNQNFNNNKVWISGATKTTEVVKISKANNILLWLLATIVLVAGVGVTMYSDTLGSAYATYNTSLAVIVVLAALLIARFTNQGRRFWAFFQASKLELAKVVWPTRKETMTITAMVIVVVIIFALIISLFGLIFENFIQYFLG from the coding sequence GTGAAAAAAAATCAGAATTTTAATAATAATAAAGTTTGGATAAGTGGCGCTACTAAAACTACAGAAGTAGTTAAAATATCTAAGGCTAATAATATTTTGTTATGGTTGCTTGCTACTATTGTTTTGGTAGCTGGTGTTGGTGTTACTATGTATTCAGATACTTTAGGATCGGCATACGCCACATATAATACTTCTTTAGCTGTAATTGTTGTTTTGGCGGCATTATTAATAGCAAGATTTACAAATCAGGGACGCCGCTTTTGGGCCTTTTTTCAGGCTTCTAAGTTAGAGCTTGCAAAAGTCGTGTGGCCAACTCGTAAAGAAACTATGACTATAACGGCTATGGTGATAGTGGTCGTTATAATTTTTGCACTAATAATTTCATTATTTGGTCTTATATTTGAAAATTTCATTCAATACTTTTTAGGATAA
- a CDS encoding MIP/aquaporin family protein has protein sequence MLEACIAEFIGTMILILLGNGVVAGVVLNKTKSHNGGWIVITFAWGLAVFLGVLVAGPISGAHLNPAVTLALAIAGKFSWTWVVPFVVSQILGAMAGQLLVWTMYYPHYSATDNTDLKLATHCTSPAIKHLPSNFASEVIGTFVLIIAILTMHGVVVQPNDPSMVTAYPVDMGALGGIPVAFVVIAIGLSLGGTTGYAINPARDFGPRLFHAIMPIQGKGSSEWSYAWVPIVGPVVGSILATVLYLFLKANGVF, from the coding sequence ATGTTAGAAGCATGTATCGCTGAATTTATTGGCACAATGATTTTGATACTACTTGGTAACGGTGTTGTTGCTGGTGTTGTTTTAAATAAAACAAAATCTCACAATGGTGGTTGGATTGTTATTACATTTGCTTGGGGATTGGCGGTATTCTTAGGTGTGCTTGTTGCTGGACCTATTAGTGGAGCGCATCTAAACCCTGCAGTTACCTTAGCACTTGCAATTGCAGGCAAATTTTCATGGACTTGGGTTGTGCCTTTTGTTGTATCTCAAATCTTAGGGGCTATGGCTGGACAGCTTCTAGTATGGACTATGTATTATCCTCATTACTCAGCTACTGATAATACTGATTTGAAGCTTGCTACTCATTGCACATCACCAGCTATAAAACATTTACCTTCAAACTTTGCTAGTGAAGTTATCGGTACATTTGTACTTATTATAGCAATATTAACTATGCATGGTGTCGTAGTTCAACCGAACGACCCTAGTATGGTAACAGCTTATCCTGTTGATATGGGTGCTTTGGGGGGTATTCCTGTTGCATTTGTAGTTATAGCTATTGGTTTATCATTAGGTGGTACAACTGGTTATGCAATAAATCCTGCCAGAGATTTTGGCCCAAGATTGTTTCATGCTATTATGCCAATACAGGGGAAAGGCTCTTCTGAGTGGAGTTATGCATGGGTGCCAATAGTTGGTCCTGTGGTTGGGAGTATTTTAGCGACAGTGTTATATTTGTTCTTAAAAGCAAATGGAGTTTTTTAA
- a CDS encoding ATP-dependent DNA helicase: protein MQKNILSSSKSLYLPNGQKILLNDQQLESVSLIKKFLKGKERYFLLSGFAGTGKTTVVKKILDEYSKKSIVSAPTRKANVVISQSTATQGYTIHSLLGLQPDINLEDFNPNDPVFGQIKKATIQNYSLVVIDEASMINEALFELIDSEINKSLATKVLFLGDKAQIPPVGGQESPIFELDNRYELTTLMRQSDDNPLATLSQELREVTQELPKFLLDRKSLLNNSDDGLVFVSANEDFREHLKKVFSSSYAKTDPNYAKLIAWRNRTVMQSNRIIRGLVFGEDANLVEKGDVLTGYRAIKGNSKESFLINNCMDYKVVGVSARQKNINGLYGFTVKILEKSKIYKGFEEKNIFVIDARDKENLQDYAEIHDKLLAVARADRQWSIYYEFRKNNLLMTDIDINRDGSYKAKENVIKKDLDYGFAVTAHKAQGSTYRKVFVLLKDIILNKNIVERNQILYVAMTRAQKQSIVL, encoded by the coding sequence ATGCAAAAAAATATTCTATCTTCAAGTAAGTCTTTATATCTTCCAAATGGACAAAAGATACTTCTTAATGATCAACAGCTAGAATCAGTTTCTTTAATAAAGAAATTTTTAAAAGGCAAGGAAAGGTATTTCTTATTATCTGGCTTTGCAGGTACTGGTAAGACAACCGTTGTTAAAAAAATCCTTGATGAGTATTCAAAAAAATCAATAGTATCGGCCCCAACACGTAAAGCGAATGTAGTTATTTCACAATCTACGGCGACACAAGGGTATACCATTCACTCATTATTAGGGTTGCAACCCGATATAAATCTTGAAGATTTTAATCCTAATGATCCAGTATTTGGGCAAATCAAAAAAGCTACAATCCAAAACTATAGCCTTGTTGTAATAGATGAAGCAAGTATGATTAATGAAGCTCTCTTTGAATTGATTGACTCTGAGATAAATAAATCCTTAGCAACAAAAGTGCTATTTTTGGGTGATAAAGCACAAATACCTCCAGTTGGTGGACAAGAAAGCCCAATTTTTGAGCTTGACAATAGATATGAGTTAACCACTCTAATGCGTCAATCTGATGATAATCCTCTTGCTACTCTTAGCCAAGAGCTCCGTGAAGTAACTCAAGAGTTGCCGAAATTTTTACTAGATAGAAAGTCATTGTTAAATAATTCAGATGATGGTTTGGTTTTTGTATCTGCAAATGAAGATTTTCGCGAGCATCTAAAAAAAGTCTTTAGCTCTTCTTACGCAAAAACAGACCCTAATTATGCAAAATTAATTGCGTGGCGTAATAGAACTGTAATGCAATCAAACAGAATTATTAGGGGTTTGGTTTTTGGTGAAGATGCAAACTTAGTTGAGAAAGGTGATGTTTTAACAGGTTATCGCGCGATTAAGGGTAATTCAAAAGAATCTTTTCTGATAAATAACTGTATGGATTATAAGGTTGTTGGTGTATCAGCTAGGCAGAAAAATATTAATGGGCTTTATGGTTTTACAGTTAAGATCTTAGAGAAATCAAAAATTTATAAAGGCTTTGAGGAGAAAAATATCTTTGTGATAGATGCTCGTGATAAAGAAAACCTTCAAGACTATGCTGAAATACATGATAAGCTGTTAGCAGTAGCTAGAGCAGATAGACAGTGGAGCATCTATTATGAATTTCGTAAAAATAATTTATTGATGACAGATATTGATATAAATCGTGATGGAAGTTATAAGGCTAAAGAAAATGTTATTAAAAAAGATTTAGATTATGGTTTTGCTGTAACAGCACATAAAGCTCAAGGTTCAACTTATAGAAAAGTTTTTGTTTTATTAAAAGATATTATCCTTAATAAAAATATAGTAGAAAGAAACCAAATATTGTATGTAGCAATGACAAGAGCACAAAAACAATCAATAGTTTTGTAA
- the tuf gene encoding elongation factor Tu — protein sequence MAKEKFERLKPHVNVGTIGHVDHGKTTLTAAITKVMAEKNGSAVRNFDEIDNAPEEKARGITINTSHVEYESPNRHYAHVDCPGHADYVKNMITGAAQMDGAILVCSAADGPMPQTREHILLSRQVGVPKIVVFLNKCDMVDDEELLELVEMEVRELLDQYEFPGDDTPVVMGSALKAIEGEEQYVEKIVELVQAMDDYIPAPERDTEKPFILPIEDVFSISGRGTVVTGRVERGVVNVGDEVEVVGIRPTQKTTVTGVEMFRKLLDRGEAGDNVGILVRGLKRDDVERGQVLCKPGSITPHTKFEAEVYVLSKEEGGRHTPFFKGYRPQFYFRTTDVTGACELPEGVEMVMPGDNIKMNVTLINSIAMEEGLRFAIREGGRTVGAGVVAKILA from the coding sequence ATGGCTAAAGAAAAATTTGAACGTTTGAAGCCGCACGTAAACGTAGGTACAATTGGTCACGTTGACCATGGTAAAACTACTCTTACTGCTGCTATCACAAAAGTTATGGCTGAGAAAAACGGTTCTGCAGTTAGAAACTTTGATGAAATTGATAATGCACCAGAAGAGAAGGCTCGTGGTATAACAATTAATACTTCTCACGTTGAGTATGAGTCTCCAAATAGACACTATGCTCACGTTGACTGTCCAGGGCACGCGGATTACGTTAAAAACATGATTACTGGTGCTGCTCAGATGGACGGCGCTATTTTAGTATGTTCTGCAGCTGATGGCCCTATGCCTCAAACTCGTGAGCATATCCTACTTTCTCGTCAGGTTGGTGTACCAAAAATCGTTGTTTTCTTAAACAAATGCGACATGGTTGATGATGAAGAGTTATTAGAGTTGGTTGAAATGGAAGTGCGTGAGCTTCTAGATCAATACGAGTTCCCTGGTGATGACACTCCAGTTGTTATGGGATCTGCTCTTAAAGCTATCGAAGGTGAAGAGCAATATGTTGAGAAGATTGTTGAGTTGGTTCAAGCTATGGATGACTATATTCCAGCTCCTGAGCGTGATACTGAGAAGCCATTCATTCTTCCAATTGAAGATGTGTTCTCAATTTCTGGTCGTGGTACTGTTGTAACTGGCCGTGTTGAGCGTGGTGTTGTAAACGTTGGTGATGAAGTTGAAGTTGTTGGTATTCGTCCAACTCAAAAAACTACAGTAACTGGTGTTGAGATGTTCCGTAAGCTTCTAGATAGAGGTGAAGCTGGTGATAACGTTGGTATCCTAGTTCGTGGTCTTAAGAGAGATGATGTTGAGCGTGGTCAAGTATTATGTAAGCCTGGTTCAATCACTCCACACACTAAGTTTGAAGCTGAAGTATATGTTCTTTCAAAAGAAGAGGGTGGTAGACATACTCCTTTCTTTAAGGGATATAGACCTCAATTCTACTTCCGTACTACAGACGTAACTGGTGCTTGTGAGCTTCCAGAAGGTGTAGAGATGGTAATGCCTGGTGATAACATTAAGATGAATGTTACATTAATCAACTCTATCGCTATGGAAGAAGGTCTACGTTTCGCTATCCGTGAAGGTGGTAGAACAGTTGGTGCTGGTGTTGTAGCTAAAATCTTAGCGTAA